The proteins below come from a single Rickettsia typhi str. Wilmington genomic window:
- the hemF gene encoding oxygen-dependent coproporphyrinogen oxidase — protein MNTENKEITSNWFTNLRDLLCKEFEKIEEKYAQIKGLKPAKFVRTSWKRNGGGCGIMSLMKGEVFEKVGVNISTVFGEFSQEFRSEILGAELDGKFFATGISVVAHLKSPLIPAMHFNTRYIETSKNWFGGGSDLTPFYPEENETAKFHTAFKEACDKYDSSYYPKFKRQCDEYFYLRHRKEPRGVGGIFYDYLNSGNFEQDFAFTRDIGKALLSVYPEIVRSKLFLPWTDEQKEYQLIKRGRYVEFNLLYDRGTKFGLMTDGNIEAILMSLPPVVKFN, from the coding sequence ATGAACACAGAAAATAAAGAAATAACAAGTAATTGGTTTACTAATTTACGTGATTTGTTGTGCAAAGAATTTGAAAAAATTGAAGAAAAATATGCACAGATAAAAGGGTTAAAACCAGCTAAGTTTGTACGCACAAGCTGGAAACGTAATGGTGGTGGATGCGGTATTATGTCTCTCATGAAAGGAGAAGTATTTGAAAAAGTTGGTGTTAATATATCTACCGTATTCGGTGAATTCTCTCAAGAATTTCGCTCTGAGATTCTGGGAGCAGAACTAGATGGAAAATTCTTTGCAACAGGCATATCAGTAGTTGCTCATCTTAAATCTCCGTTAATTCCTGCTATGCATTTCAATACTCGTTATATAGAAACTTCTAAAAACTGGTTTGGTGGTGGTAGTGATTTAACACCTTTTTATCCAGAAGAAAACGAAACTGCAAAGTTTCATACAGCTTTTAAAGAAGCATGCGATAAGTATGATTCTAGCTATTATCCTAAGTTCAAAAGGCAATGTGATGAATATTTTTATTTAAGACATAGAAAAGAGCCAAGAGGAGTAGGGGGAATATTTTATGATTATTTAAATAGCGGTAATTTTGAACAGGATTTTGCATTTACAAGGGACATAGGTAAGGCTTTGTTGTCAGTATATCCTGAAATTGTTAGAAGTAAGTTATTTCTACCTTGGACAGATGAGCAGAAAGAATATCAACTTATAAAACGAGGTAGATACGTAGAATTTAATTTACTATATGATCGCGGCACTAAATTCGGCTTGATGACCGATGGAAATATTGAAGCAATATTAATGTCACTACCACCTGTAGTAAAGTTTAATTGA